The Flavobacteriales bacterium genomic sequence TGTCCGTCAGCTCCTGAACGGAGTACGGACAAGCCAGGTGCATTTTACCTGCACTGAACAGAAGGCGGTGAAAATGCGCAGCTGCTTTGAAAATCTTAGGGCCGGCCGCCGTTTTGTATGACCGGATACCTTCAAAAGCACCGTTGCCATAGTGCAGAGACTGGCTGAAAAGACTGGCTTTTGTTTCGCCGGCTTTGGCAAATTCTCCGTCATAAAAAAGGATGGTGTCTTCTGTATAGTACATGATGTTACGGATTAGCGGTTCCGTTTATCTTTTACAAAGGTATTTCCACTGGGTTTTATGGATACATTCGAAAAGATTAAACTTTACGATGTTCAAGCATGATTTTTGGTCATTACATTTAATTTTAATGGCAAATTTTCTTATTCCTTCTATGATTTTCAACAAAAAAAAGCGGCCATCCTGTTGAGAATGGCCGCTTGCGCTTTGTATCTGATCTTTTACACCATTCTCATACCGGGCGAGGTAATAATGACCACGCGAATGACGATTTGAGAAATGATGTTGATGAGTTTCATGTGTTGCAATAACAATTCGTGAGCAAAGGAAGAAAACGAAATCGACAACTGCAAGTGCCGGTGCGAAAATCGCAAAACTTCATGTTGGCATCACACAAAAAAGACCTTTCCGATGCTCCACATGTTTTTCATATTGTCATCATATTTCTAAATTCGTTGTCTCCGGCAAATAAAAATCATGTACTGAACCATTCAACCTATGAAAAGCTTTCTCCAACGATCCATGCATGCGGGCATGATCGCATCCGCCCTTCTTCTTTTTAACCAGTGCAGCAATGCGCAGGACGCCCAATCTGCCCCTGGCAGCGTACAGCATGTGGATGCGGCCGCTTTTGATCAGGCAATGAAAGCCGAACCGGGACAGCTGGTAGATGTACGCACGCCTGACGAATATTCCGAAGGACACCTGGAAGGCGCCGTGAACATCGATTTCTATGATGAGCATTTCAAGGAGAACTGCAGCAGGCTCGACAAGGAGAAAACGGTGTACGTGTATTGTCATTCCGGAGGCAGGAGCGGAAAAGCCACTGACATGCTGCACGAGGAAGGCTTCAAATCAGTCGTTGATCTGTCAGGAGGCATCACAGGCTGGAAGGAAGCCGGAATGCCGGTTACCCGCTGACAGCACCATTGATCAATATCAGCAGATGTGATGACACGCATCAGTTTGCATTCGCCACAATATCTTTAACATTGCAAAAAACATCCTCATGAAAAACATCCTGGTTCCTACAGATTTTTCCGAACACGCCGATTATGCAACCGAAGTAGCTGCGGAGATAGCGCGGAAGTCCGGCGCAACCCTCTACATTTACCACATCATCAACATACCGGTGCAGGAAGAGAACTACAGGTACCAGCAGTTCCAGTCGATCCCGGAAGCTTTGTTCATGATCAAACTGGCAGAGAAGAATTTCGCTACGCTGTTAAAGAAGCCTTATCTGAAAGGCGTAAAGGTGATCAACGCGATCGACTTCGCCTCTATCTACGACCGCATCACCAAGCTGGCAAAAAAACACAAGATCGACCTGATCGTGATGGGATCTCATGGCACCA encodes the following:
- a CDS encoding rhodanese-like domain-containing protein, with the protein product MKSFLQRSMHAGMIASALLLFNQCSNAQDAQSAPGSVQHVDAAAFDQAMKAEPGQLVDVRTPDEYSEGHLEGAVNIDFYDEHFKENCSRLDKEKTVYVYCHSGGRSGKATDMLHEEGFKSVVDLSGGITGWKEAGMPVTR